The [Actinobacillus] rossii genome contains a region encoding:
- the rmlA2 gene encoding glucose-1-phosphate thymidylyltransferase codes for MKGIILAGGSGTRLYPITRGVSKQLLPVYDKPMIYYPLSVLMLAGIREILIITTPEDNEAFKRLLGDGSDFGIHLQYAIQPSPDGLAQAFLIGEEFIGNDSVCLVLGDNIFYGQHFTAALKEAAEHANNKGASVFGYQVRDPERFGVVEFDENFKAISIEEKPEKPNSNWAVTGLYFYDNRVVEFAKQVKPSARGELEITDLNDIYLKDGSLNVQILGRGFAWLDTGTHDSLHDAASFVKTVQRLQNLQVACLEEIAWRNGWLTSEQVETLAKPMAKNEYGQYLLRLIKGDK; via the coding sequence ATGAAAGGTATTATTCTTGCGGGTGGTTCAGGTACTCGCCTTTACCCAATTACTCGCGGTGTATCCAAACAGCTTCTTCCTGTTTACGATAAACCAATGATTTATTATCCGTTATCTGTACTCATGTTGGCAGGTATTCGGGAGATATTAATTATTACAACCCCAGAAGATAATGAGGCATTCAAACGTCTATTAGGCGATGGCTCTGATTTTGGTATTCATCTACAATATGCCATTCAACCAAGCCCGGATGGATTAGCACAAGCCTTCTTGATTGGTGAAGAGTTTATTGGAAATGATAGTGTCTGTTTGGTGCTTGGCGATAACATTTTCTATGGCCAGCATTTTACTGCGGCACTTAAAGAAGCAGCTGAACATGCAAATAATAAAGGTGCATCGGTGTTTGGTTATCAAGTAAGAGATCCTGAGCGTTTCGGTGTGGTTGAATTTGATGAAAACTTTAAAGCAATTTCAATTGAAGAAAAGCCCGAAAAACCTAACTCTAATTGGGCGGTAACAGGGTTATATTTTTACGATAATCGTGTGGTGGAGTTTGCAAAACAAGTGAAACCATCAGCACGTGGAGAGTTGGAAATTACCGATCTAAATGATATTTATCTCAAGGACGGTTCATTGAATGTGCAGATTTTAGGTCGCGGATTTGCTTGGTTAGATACGGGCACGCATGACAGTTTGCATGATGCGGCGAGTTTTGTGAAAACTGTACAGAGGTTGCAAAACCTACAAGTCGCTTGTTTAGAAGAAATTGCGTGGCGTAATGGTTGGCTTACTTCTGAACAAGTCGAAACGCTTGCTAAACCTATGGCAAAAAATGAGTATGGTCAGTATTTATTACGTTTGATAAAAGGGGATAAATAG
- the adhT gene encoding alcohol dehydrogenase: protein MLNQVFQLVRPKNITIKYEDISINENNKVLIKPLYMALCHADQRYFQGKRDPKILAKKLPMALIHESCGIVVSDPTKTFSVGQKVVMIPNQPPQASNEDFYENYMKGTKFLSSGFDGFMQEVVQLPPDRVVQYDGIEDQVAVISEFVSVCMHAVARFDVIAHSRRERIAILGDGSLSYITATVLNYLFPEIKITVIGRNYEKLNMFNFVDSTHLTTNLPVDLSFDHAFECCGGTGSEYAIDDIINYINPQGTLILMGVSDDKIAINTRDILEKGLSVIGSSRSGRIDFERAVEMMSNKRIQNRLKNIIFEDKPIQNINDIYRVFDTDLTTSFKTVFKWDI from the coding sequence ATGCTTAATCAAGTATTTCAACTTGTTAGACCAAAGAATATCACAATTAAATATGAAGATATTTCAATTAATGAGAATAATAAGGTCTTGATAAAGCCATTATATATGGCTTTGTGTCATGCAGATCAGCGTTATTTCCAAGGAAAACGAGATCCTAAAATTTTAGCAAAAAAGCTTCCTATGGCATTAATTCATGAATCTTGTGGTATTGTTGTTTCTGATCCGACAAAAACTTTTTCTGTTGGGCAGAAAGTTGTAATGATTCCAAACCAACCTCCTCAAGCAAGTAATGAAGATTTTTATGAAAACTATATGAAAGGTACTAAGTTTCTTTCCAGTGGTTTTGATGGATTTATGCAAGAGGTTGTTCAATTACCGCCGGATAGGGTCGTGCAATATGATGGTATAGAAGATCAAGTTGCAGTCATTTCTGAATTTGTAAGTGTATGCATGCATGCGGTTGCACGTTTTGACGTGATTGCTCATTCTCGACGTGAAAGAATAGCTATTCTTGGCGATGGAAGTTTAAGCTACATTACAGCTACGGTATTAAATTATTTATTTCCTGAAATAAAAATTACTGTAATTGGTCGAAATTATGAAAAACTTAATATGTTTAATTTTGTTGATTCAACTCATTTAACAACTAATTTACCTGTTGATTTATCATTTGATCATGCTTTTGAATGTTGTGGTGGAACCGGCAGCGAATATGCGATCGACGACATTATAAATTATATTAATCCGCAAGGAACGCTTATTTTAATGGGAGTTAGTGATGATAAAATAGCAATTAATACTAGAGATATTCTTGAAAAAGGCTTAAGCGTGATTGGTTCCTCGCGTTCTGGTCGAATAGATTTTGAAAGAGCAGTAGAGATGATGTCTAATAAACGTATTCAAAATCGTTTGAAAAATATTATTTTTGAAGATAAGCCTATTCAAAATATTAATGATATTTATCGCGTATTTGATACGGATTTAACGACGTCATTTAAGACGGTTTTTAAATGGGATATTTAG
- the pepB gene encoding aminopeptidase B, whose amino-acid sequence MAMQILLSNEPATEAWGKKALLSFHGEQAVIHLSKNNEKNDRTLVQKAARKLRNQGISDVELVGERWRLENCWAFYQGFYTAKQDWAVEFPELGEDHDELLARIQCGDFVREMINLSSSEITPIELAQHTVDFITQQAEQVELESAVNFEIISGEELVKQNYQGIWTVGKGSANPPALLQLDFNPMGNENAPVLACLVGKGITFDSGGYSIKPSNFMDSMKSDMGGAALLVGALGLAISRGLTQRVKLYLCCAENMVSHNAFKLGDVITYRNGVTAEIMNTDAEGRLVLADGLILASEQNAQFILDAATLTGAAKIALGNDYHSVLSMDDDLVSALLNSAQDEQEPFWRLPFEEFHRGQISSSFADISNTGSVAVSAGVSTATAFLSHFVKDYQQNWLHLDCSATYRKSPSDLWATGATGIGIQTIANLLLKKGA is encoded by the coding sequence ATGGCAATGCAGATTTTGCTTTCGAATGAACCTGCAACAGAAGCATGGGGAAAGAAAGCGTTATTAAGTTTTCACGGTGAACAAGCTGTTATTCATCTTTCAAAAAATAATGAAAAAAATGACCGCACTTTAGTGCAAAAAGCCGCGCGTAAGTTGCGCAATCAAGGTATTTCGGATGTCGAGCTTGTGGGCGAGCGTTGGCGTTTGGAAAATTGTTGGGCATTTTATCAAGGTTTTTATACCGCAAAACAAGATTGGGCAGTGGAATTTCCTGAACTAGGTGAAGATCACGATGAATTACTTGCGCGTATTCAATGTGGTGATTTTGTGCGCGAAATGATTAATCTGTCATCATCAGAAATTACCCCGATTGAACTCGCACAGCACACAGTAGATTTTATTACGCAGCAAGCAGAACAAGTTGAGTTAGAAAGTGCGGTTAACTTTGAGATTATTTCTGGTGAAGAATTAGTAAAACAAAATTATCAAGGCATTTGGACAGTCGGCAAAGGTTCAGCTAACCCACCTGCGCTATTACAACTAGATTTTAACCCAATGGGGAATGAGAATGCCCCTGTGCTCGCTTGTTTAGTCGGGAAAGGCATTACGTTTGATAGCGGTGGCTATAGCATTAAGCCAAGTAATTTTATGGATAGTATGAAGTCCGATATGGGCGGTGCAGCATTGTTAGTCGGCGCTTTAGGTTTGGCTATTTCGCGTGGTTTGACACAACGAGTAAAATTATATTTATGCTGTGCTGAGAATATGGTGAGCCATAACGCGTTTAAACTTGGTGATGTTATTACTTATCGTAATGGTGTAACGGCTGAAATTATGAATACGGATGCAGAAGGGCGTTTAGTGTTGGCAGATGGTTTAATTTTAGCCAGTGAACAAAATGCGCAGTTTATTTTAGATGCGGCAACTTTAACCGGAGCCGCAAAAATTGCGCTAGGTAACGACTATCATTCTGTGCTTTCTATGGATGACGATTTAGTTTCGGCGTTATTGAATTCTGCCCAAGATGAGCAAGAACCTTTTTGGCGCTTGCCTTTCGAAGAATTTCATCGCGGACAAATTAGTTCCTCTTTTGCGGATATTTCCAATACCGGTTCTGTTGCTGTTAGTGCAGGAGTCAGTACGGCAACAGCATTTTTATCACACTTTGTAAAAGATTATCAACAAAACTGGCTACATCTTGATTGTTCCGCCACTTATCGCAAATCACCAAGTGATTTATGGGCAACCGGTGCCACAGGCATTGGCATTCAAACCATCGCCAATTTATTATTAAAAAAAGGAGCTTAA
- a CDS encoding beta-1,6-galactofuranosyltransferase, whose protein sequence is MKYFILETNSVNSINNKHAGSKARIDSDAILLKLGYQPIILEPVFNSKGESFFISIKEHIKKYFFLRKKLSILKAGDELVIQFPIVNHSILFYFLVRELVNKYVHITLLIHDIELLRIAMLDDVKLKRKLRLSLEELSVLKYAHKIIVHNSRMKDILCKKYNFGHERLVELEIFDYLVPENCKNNNVDKGLPVIIAGNLSFDKAGYLLNLPNDISFNLYGIGYKNAIMHSNVSYKGAFLPDDLIENLSGSFGLVWDGETSDTCSGVYGNYLRYNNSHKASLYLAAGYPIIVWKQSALAIFVNKYRCGISVESLSELKNKISDLSTEEYEMLKENANTLSSKLKSGFFLEKALGN, encoded by the coding sequence ATGAAGTACTTTATCTTAGAAACAAATTCAGTGAATAGTATAAATAATAAGCATGCAGGAAGTAAGGCTAGAATTGACTCGGATGCAATTCTTTTGAAATTAGGGTATCAGCCAATTATTCTAGAACCGGTATTTAATTCTAAAGGAGAAAGTTTTTTTATATCAATTAAAGAGCATATTAAGAAATACTTTTTTCTAAGAAAAAAATTATCAATTTTAAAGGCTGGGGATGAACTTGTTATACAATTCCCAATTGTAAATCATTCTATTTTATTTTATTTTCTTGTTCGTGAATTAGTAAATAAGTATGTTCATATTACGTTACTTATTCATGATATTGAGTTATTAAGAATAGCAATGTTAGATGATGTGAAATTAAAAAGAAAATTACGTTTATCTCTAGAAGAGCTTAGTGTTCTTAAATATGCACATAAAATAATTGTTCATAATTCAAGAATGAAAGATATTTTATGTAAGAAATATAATTTTGGACATGAAAGATTAGTAGAATTAGAGATTTTTGATTATTTAGTTCCTGAGAATTGTAAAAATAATAATGTTGATAAAGGTTTGCCTGTTATTATAGCTGGTAATTTATCATTTGATAAAGCAGGGTATTTGCTAAATCTCCCTAACGATATTAGTTTTAATTTATATGGTATTGGTTATAAAAATGCTATTATGCATAGCAATGTTTCTTACAAAGGCGCCTTTTTACCAGATGATTTAATAGAAAACTTATCAGGTAGTTTCGGTTTAGTATGGGATGGTGAAACATCAGATACTTGTTCAGGTGTATATGGAAACTATTTGCGTTATAATAATTCACATAAAGCGTCATTGTATTTAGCTGCTGGATATCCAATTATTGTCTGGAAACAATCGGCATTAGCAATATTTGTTAATAAATATCGATGTGGAATATCTGTTGAATCACTTAGTGAATTAAAAAATAAGATAAGTGATCTCTCCACTGAAGAATATGAGATGCTAAAGGAAAATGCGAATACTCTTTCTTCAAAATTAAAAAGTGGCTTTTTCTTAGAGAAAGCATTAGGTAATTAA
- the wcaJ gene encoding putative sugar transferase, which translates to MNKVISTVALILTDVFAIFISIILAISLRKMLNLFWDVPVIGYSYVTFNAVYVTLILILAYFGIYTKRFDFWHESKLVVRSCFLSFVMLFAGLALGQNAEYYSRSTLVFIFIISAIVIPVLKLFIKTILFKLEIWQKPAKVISENDEFESELFNNCYLGYVKATGTEHKTLFIDSVNINKDKLNKIIEDNIKESREIIFTPVLSGYDFSQSYIYNIFNSRTNIFTLENKLLSKTNRCYKIFLDYILVISSMIFWIPVLCFIALWIKSEDPKGSIFFMQRRLGVNGKEFLCYKFRSMYSDQSFMGEWLEQHPEEKAYYDIYHKYMNDPRITRVGAFLRKTSLDELPQLLNVLRGEMSLIGPRPYMVIEKKDIGNKSPLVLGVKPGITGLWQVSGRSDVDFDSRVEMDVWYMKNWSLWNDIVILIKTFQSVLKRDGAY; encoded by the coding sequence ATGAATAAAGTCATTTCGACTGTAGCACTAATTCTCACTGATGTTTTTGCTATATTTATTTCTATTATATTGGCTATTTCATTACGAAAGATGTTAAATCTATTCTGGGATGTTCCTGTTATAGGATATTCTTACGTTACTTTTAATGCTGTTTATGTAACGCTTATTTTGATATTAGCTTATTTCGGTATTTATACGAAACGTTTTGATTTTTGGCATGAAAGTAAGCTTGTTGTACGTTCTTGTTTTTTATCATTTGTCATGTTATTTGCAGGGTTAGCATTAGGGCAAAATGCAGAATATTATTCAAGAAGTACTTTAGTCTTTATTTTCATAATAAGTGCGATTGTTATTCCCGTGTTGAAATTATTTATTAAAACAATTTTATTTAAGTTGGAAATATGGCAAAAACCTGCGAAAGTAATAAGTGAGAATGACGAGTTTGAATCAGAGTTGTTTAATAATTGTTATTTGGGTTATGTTAAGGCAACAGGAACTGAGCATAAAACTCTTTTTATAGATAGTGTAAATATAAATAAGGATAAGTTGAATAAAATTATTGAAGATAATATAAAAGAAAGTAGGGAAATTATTTTTACTCCGGTATTGAGTGGGTATGATTTTTCTCAATCTTATATTTATAATATATTTAATTCTAGAACGAATATTTTCACATTAGAGAATAAATTACTGAGTAAAACCAATCGTTGTTATAAAATTTTTCTTGATTATATACTAGTCATATCCAGTATGATTTTCTGGATTCCGGTACTTTGTTTTATTGCATTATGGATTAAAAGTGAAGATCCAAAAGGAAGTATATTCTTTATGCAAAGACGGTTGGGAGTTAATGGAAAAGAATTTTTATGCTATAAGTTTCGTTCTATGTATTCAGATCAATCATTTATGGGGGAATGGTTAGAACAACATCCGGAAGAAAAGGCATATTATGATATTTATCATAAATATATGAATGATCCTCGTATTACAAGGGTTGGAGCTTTTTTAAGAAAAACATCATTAGATGAGTTACCTCAATTATTAAATGTTTTACGTGGTGAAATGAGTTTAATTGGTCCACGTCCGTATATGGTAATAGAAAAAAAAGATATAGGGAATAAATCACCTTTAGTTTTAGGTGTTAAGCCAGGTATTACTGGTCTTTGGCAAGTCAGTGGGCGTAGTGATGTTGATTTTGATAGTCGTGTTGAAATGGATGTTTGGTATATGAAAAATTGGTCACTTTGGAACGATATTGTTATTTTAATTAAAACATTCCAGAGTGTACTTAAGAGAGATGGAGCCTATTAA
- the tagE_2 gene encoding glycosyltransferase — MKKIVLLKWTFDNVDGGEKVAVNLANELANYNDVYLVSLNSSKLPFYPVSDKVHYVNLGSGRKRIRDGFLSNIIKLRKFIISNNIDIIFSIGVSTNLFMLLSSIFLGVKTVFCEHTNTKFRAPGRIHLLQRYLGAKYSTKIITLTKEDRENYINEYGVPEDKVDCIYNWIDATVVNEVYDPSIKKILTVGRFTFQKGYDLLAIIASKIYHKYPDWVWDIYGDGSLEIKEKLKDIPNICLKGIVKGTENIFPGHSIYVMTSYFEGFPLVLLEAKQFKLPIVSFNCPTGPAEIIRNNENGFLVENYDVDLMFEQISKLIEDSEKRKIFSNNAMLDVDKFSKDEIIKVWLKLVEDL, encoded by the coding sequence ATGAAAAAGATAGTTCTTTTGAAATGGACATTTGATAATGTTGATGGTGGAGAGAAAGTTGCTGTAAATTTAGCTAATGAATTGGCAAATTATAATGATGTGTATTTAGTAAGCCTAAATTCCTCTAAATTACCTTTTTATCCTGTTAGTGATAAAGTTCATTATGTTAATTTAGGTTCGGGTAGAAAAAGAATCAGAGATGGTTTTTTATCTAATATTATAAAATTAAGAAAATTCATTATTTCTAATAACATTGATATTATTTTTTCTATTGGAGTGTCCACAAATTTATTTATGTTATTATCTAGCATTTTTCTAGGAGTTAAAACGGTATTTTGTGAACATACTAATACAAAATTTAGGGCTCCTGGGCGTATACATCTATTACAACGATATTTAGGTGCAAAATATTCAACAAAGATAATTACTTTAACAAAAGAAGATAGAGAAAATTATATTAATGAGTATGGAGTGCCTGAAGATAAAGTTGACTGTATTTATAATTGGATAGATGCTACTGTTGTTAATGAAGTATATGATCCAAGTATAAAAAAAATATTGACAGTTGGTCGATTCACTTTCCAAAAAGGCTATGATCTTTTAGCTATTATTGCTTCTAAAATTTATCATAAGTATCCTGATTGGGTGTGGGATATTTACGGAGATGGTAGTTTGGAAATAAAAGAAAAATTAAAAGATATACCTAATATTTGTTTAAAGGGGATAGTTAAAGGAACTGAAAATATATTCCCTGGTCATTCTATTTATGTCATGACATCTTATTTTGAAGGATTTCCTCTAGTTTTATTAGAAGCAAAACAGTTTAAATTACCTATAGTTAGCTTCAATTGCCCGACAGGGCCTGCTGAAATCATTCGAAATAATGAAAATGGATTTTTGGTAGAGAATTATGATGTAGATCTGATGTTTGAACAAATTTCCAAATTAATTGAGGATAGTGAGAAGAGAAAAATTTTTTCGAATAATGCAATGCTTGATGTTGATAAATTTTCAAAGGATGAAATTATTAAAGTATGGTTAAAATTAGTTGAAGATTTGTAA
- the ispD_2 gene encoding 2-C-methyl-D-erythritol 4-phosphate cytidylyltransferase, protein MIYAGILAGGKGTRMGITDMPKQFLELGAKPILIHTVEKFLLIPEFEKVVIGVHPDWVGYTEDLVEKYLHEHKSRIIIAEGGIDRNSTIENVINSIQAFHLINNEDIIVTHDSVRPFVTLRAIKENIELAKKYDAVDTVVEATDTIVESKNNSLITDIPDRKYLYQGQTPQTFKCQEFLSLYNALSVEQKNILTDACKIFVISGKQVALAKGEYSNIKITTVTDLKIARSMLEEA, encoded by the coding sequence ATGATTTACGCTGGTATTTTAGCTGGTGGCAAAGGCACTCGTATGGGCATAACGGATATGCCAAAACAATTTTTAGAATTAGGTGCTAAGCCTATTCTTATTCATACAGTTGAAAAATTTCTTCTTATTCCCGAATTTGAGAAAGTTGTGATTGGCGTTCATCCTGACTGGGTTGGCTATACTGAAGACTTAGTTGAAAAATATCTGCATGAACATAAATCTCGTATTATTATTGCTGAGGGTGGCATTGATCGTAATTCCACAATCGAAAATGTAATCAATAGTATTCAAGCATTCCATCTAATTAACAATGAAGATATTATTGTTACCCATGATTCAGTACGTCCGTTTGTCACCTTGCGAGCAATTAAAGAAAATATTGAATTGGCTAAAAAGTATGATGCGGTTGATACGGTAGTTGAAGCAACAGATACAATTGTAGAGAGTAAGAATAATTCTCTCATTACGGATATTCCTGATCGTAAATATCTTTATCAAGGTCAAACGCCGCAAACCTTTAAATGCCAAGAGTTTCTATCGCTCTATAATGCGCTTTCAGTAGAACAAAAAAATATTCTAACAGATGCTTGTAAGATTTTTGTAATTAGTGGCAAACAAGTCGCTTTGGCAAAAGGTGAATATTCAAATATTAAAATTACGACCGTTACGGATCTTAAAATTGCTCGAAGTATGCTCGAGGAGGCGTAA
- the rfbC gene encoding dTDP-4-dehydrorhamnose 3,5-epimerase, translating to MKIIETKIPDVKLLEPQVFGDERGFFMETFRDEWFKQNVANRTFVQENHSKSVKGVLRGLHYQTENTQGKLVRVVQGAVFDVAVDLRKSSPTFGQWVGEILSTENKRQLWVPEGFAHGFYVLTETAEFTYKCTDYYNPKAEHSLLWNDKTVGISWNLQGEPSLSAKDLAGKLLQDAVLFD from the coding sequence ATGAAAATTATTGAAACTAAAATTCCTGATGTAAAGTTATTAGAACCACAAGTTTTCGGTGATGAACGTGGTTTCTTTATGGAAACCTTCCGTGATGAATGGTTTAAGCAAAATGTAGCGAATCGTACGTTTGTGCAGGAAAATCATTCTAAATCAGTTAAAGGGGTTTTGCGTGGCCTACATTATCAGACCGAAAATACGCAAGGTAAATTAGTGCGTGTTGTGCAAGGGGCAGTATTTGATGTGGCGGTGGATTTGAGAAAAAGTTCGCCAACATTTGGACAGTGGGTCGGTGAGATTTTATCTACGGAGAATAAACGACAATTATGGGTGCCTGAAGGGTTTGCACATGGTTTTTATGTGTTAACTGAAACTGCAGAATTTACCTATAAATGCACAGATTATTATAATCCTAAGGCGGAACATTCATTGCTTTGGAATGATAAGACCGTCGGAATTAGCTGGAACTTACAAGGTGAACCGAGTTTATCTGCAAAAGATTTAGCCGGTAAATTGCTACAAGACGCGGTTTTATTTGATTAA
- the rfbD gene encoding dTDP-4-dehydrorhamnose reductase — MAKFLITGAKGQVGHCLTEQLMGKAEILAVDRDELDITDQSAVKKMVEFFKPDVIINAAAHTAVDRAETEVELSEMINVNGPQYLAEAANEIGAVILHISTDYVFDGTGTSEYNEEDKPNPQGVYGRTKLEGEFAVQAANPQHIILRTSWVFGEHGHNFVKTMLRLAKERESLGIVGDQFGGPTYAGDIAKALIEMANQILAGKENAFGIYHFTGKPYVSWYEFAKAIFAEAEMQKIIERQPLVNCIATSDYPTPAKRPTNSRLNLEKIDRTFGIQPSDWRTALKNIKAYTE, encoded by the coding sequence GTGGCTAAGTTTTTAATTACAGGCGCCAAAGGGCAGGTTGGACATTGCTTAACTGAGCAATTAATGGGGAAAGCAGAAATTTTGGCTGTAGATCGTGATGAACTCGATATTACGGACCAAAGTGCGGTTAAAAAAATGGTTGAATTTTTCAAGCCAGACGTGATTATTAATGCCGCGGCACATACGGCTGTTGATCGTGCTGAAACTGAAGTAGAACTGTCCGAAATGATCAATGTTAATGGTCCGCAATACTTGGCTGAAGCTGCTAACGAGATTGGGGCTGTTATTCTACATATTTCAACAGATTATGTATTTGATGGTACCGGAACCAGTGAGTACAACGAAGAAGATAAACCGAATCCACAAGGGGTCTATGGTCGTACAAAATTAGAGGGAGAATTCGCTGTTCAAGCTGCAAATCCTCAACATATTATTTTACGTACTTCATGGGTGTTTGGTGAGCACGGGCATAATTTCGTTAAAACAATGCTACGTTTGGCCAAAGAACGAGAGAGTTTAGGCATTGTAGGCGACCAATTCGGTGGTCCAACTTACGCAGGTGATATTGCGAAAGCCTTGATTGAAATGGCAAACCAAATTCTTGCAGGTAAAGAAAATGCTTTTGGGATTTATCATTTTACAGGTAAACCTTATGTGAGTTGGTATGAATTTGCAAAAGCGATTTTTGCCGAGGCAGAAATGCAAAAGATTATTGAGAGACAACCGCTTGTTAACTGTATTGCAACCAGTGATTATCCAACACCGGCAAAACGACCAACAAATTCACGTTTAAATTTAGAAAAAATTGACCGCACTTTTGGTATTCAGCCGAGTGATTGGCGTACTGCGTTGAAAAATATTAAGGCATACACAGAATGA
- the rffG gene encoding dTDP-glucose 4,6-dehydratase encodes MDIHLNSKRFNTTPKTILITGGAGFIGSAVIRHIIRNTPDSVVNVDKLTYAGNLESLESVSDSPRYAFERVDICNRAELDRVFTEYQPDAVMHLAAESHVDRSIDGPADFIETNIIGTYTLLEAARSYWNGLPEDKKKKFRFHHISTDEVYGDLEGTDNLFTETTPYAPSSPYSASKASSDHLVRAWLRTYGLPTIVTNCSNNYGPFHFPEKLIPLMILNALEGKKLPVYGNGMQIRDWLFVEDHARALYKVVTEGIVGETYNIGGHNEKANIEVVRTICGLLEELVPNKPAGVAKYEDLITYVTDRPGHDVRYAIDATKIGKELGWKPQETFESGIRKTVEWYLNNKKWWSRVLDGSYNFERLGTNK; translated from the coding sequence ATGGATATTCATTTAAACAGTAAGCGCTTTAATACAACTCCTAAAACCATCCTCATCACCGGCGGAGCCGGTTTTATCGGGTCTGCCGTTATTCGTCATATTATCCGCAATACCCCGGACAGCGTGGTGAATGTGGATAAACTCACTTATGCGGGAAATCTTGAATCTCTCGAATCCGTTTCCGATAGTCCACGTTATGCTTTTGAACGGGTGGATATTTGCAATCGGGCGGAATTGGATCGTGTATTTACCGAATATCAGCCTGACGCCGTTATGCATTTGGCGGCGGAAAGTCACGTAGACCGTTCAATTGACGGTCCGGCTGATTTTATTGAAACCAATATTATCGGTACTTACACTTTATTAGAAGCGGCGCGCAGTTATTGGAATGGGTTGCCGGAAGATAAAAAGAAAAAGTTCCGTTTTCATCATATTTCAACGGATGAAGTATATGGTGATTTGGAAGGAACTGATAATCTCTTTACCGAAACAACGCCTTATGCGCCATCTAGCCCTTATTCTGCGTCAAAGGCATCAAGCGATCATTTAGTTCGAGCTTGGTTACGGACCTATGGCTTACCTACTATTGTAACCAATTGTTCAAATAACTATGGTCCATTCCATTTTCCTGAAAAGCTTATTCCGTTAATGATTTTAAATGCGTTAGAAGGGAAAAAATTACCAGTGTATGGCAATGGTATGCAAATTCGTGACTGGTTATTTGTAGAAGATCACGCTCGTGCGCTATATAAAGTGGTTACGGAAGGTATTGTTGGTGAAACCTATAATATTGGCGGACATAATGAGAAAGCTAATATTGAAGTGGTTCGTACGATTTGTGGTTTATTGGAAGAGTTAGTGCCAAATAAACCGGCTGGTGTGGCGAAGTATGAAGATTTAATCACTTATGTAACCGACCGCCCAGGACATGATGTGCGTTATGCCATTGATGCCACCAAAATTGGTAAGGAATTAGGTTGGAAACCTCAAGAAACTTTTGAATCAGGTATTCGTAAAACGGTGGAATGGTATTTAAATAATAAAAAATGGTGGAGCCGTGTATTAGATGGTTCTTATAATTTTGAACGTTTGGGTACAAATAAGTAG
- a CDS encoding CDP-alcohol phosphatidyltransferase: protein MTLLELYKDLRDKTMSPEKYASAKQDYFAFYIGRPLSYWLTIPFLKTSFTPNQVSYISIIPIFLGFLLMTFAQSKSMLILAWFMFFLWNLLDGVDGNLARYRKQFSKDGSVIDAMSGYASMAFTFLSAGIAASNYENLIIEPKYFIILGALSSMSLIFPRLVMHKYINTVGVDDSSESVKDKKSFGPLKVLALNLTSITGGPQIFLLIAILTTTLDYLTVIYFVINIAIMLASLHSLLRKK, encoded by the coding sequence ATGACATTACTAGAGCTTTATAAGGATCTTAGAGATAAGACTATGAGTCCTGAAAAATATGCTTCGGCAAAACAGGACTATTTTGCATTTTATATTGGTCGTCCATTATCTTATTGGCTAACCATACCTTTTTTAAAGACTAGCTTCACACCAAATCAGGTTTCATATATTTCAATTATTCCAATTTTCTTGGGTTTTTTGTTAATGACATTTGCTCAATCCAAATCGATGCTTATATTAGCTTGGTTTATGTTTTTTTTATGGAATTTATTAGATGGTGTTGATGGTAATTTAGCACGCTATAGAAAGCAATTTTCTAAAGATGGCAGTGTTATTGATGCAATGTCTGGTTATGCAAGTATGGCATTTACATTTTTATCTGCGGGAATTGCAGCGAGTAACTATGAGAATCTTATTATAGAACCTAAATATTTTATTATCTTGGGTGCGTTATCAAGTATGAGTTTGATTTTCCCTCGTTTAGTGATGCATAAATATATAAATACGGTTGGAGTTGATGATTCATCTGAAAGTGTCAAGGATAAAAAATCATTTGGTCCATTAAAAGTGCTAGCATTAAATTTGACTTCTATTACTGGGGGTCCTCAAATATTTCTCCTTATCGCAATTTTGACTACAACACTAGATTATTTAACAGTAATTTATTTTGTTATTAATATTGCAATTATGTTGGCTTCCCTTCATTCTTTATTGAGAAAAAAATAA